A genomic window from Corallococcus exiguus includes:
- a CDS encoding SDR family oxidoreductase yields MIVITGATGRLGRFVIEGLLKKVPANQVAVAVRNPDKAAEWAARGVQVRKADYSRPETWDGVFSSGDMVLLISSSEVGQRRKQHQTVVDAAKKAGVKLLAYTSILHADTSRMVLAPEHLYTEEAIRASGLPFVFLRHSWYLENYTEAAKRTLEQGVLRGCAKDGRVAPATRQDYADAAVAVLTGTGHEHQVYELASDTGFTLTEYAAELSRQSGKTVTYEDLPPADFAAALMQAGLPKGYADVLANSDEGIARGDLNDTSRTLSRLIGRPTTTLAAALQQG; encoded by the coding sequence ATGATCGTCATCACGGGAGCCACGGGCCGGTTGGGCCGTTTCGTCATTGAGGGACTGCTGAAGAAGGTCCCCGCGAATCAGGTCGCGGTCGCGGTGCGCAATCCAGACAAGGCCGCGGAGTGGGCCGCGCGTGGCGTTCAGGTTCGCAAGGCGGACTACAGCCGCCCGGAGACATGGGACGGCGTGTTCTCCAGCGGGGACATGGTGCTGCTCATCTCCTCCAGCGAAGTCGGCCAGCGCCGCAAGCAGCACCAGACCGTGGTGGACGCGGCGAAGAAGGCCGGCGTGAAGCTGCTGGCCTATACGAGCATCCTGCACGCGGACACGTCGCGCATGGTGCTGGCGCCAGAGCACCTGTACACGGAGGAGGCCATCCGCGCGTCAGGGCTTCCGTTCGTGTTCCTGCGGCACAGCTGGTACCTGGAGAACTACACGGAGGCCGCGAAGCGGACGCTGGAGCAGGGCGTGCTCCGGGGCTGCGCGAAGGACGGCCGTGTCGCTCCCGCCACCCGCCAGGACTACGCGGACGCCGCCGTGGCCGTGCTCACCGGCACGGGCCATGAGCACCAGGTGTACGAGCTCGCGAGCGACACCGGCTTCACGCTGACGGAGTACGCAGCGGAGCTGTCACGCCAGTCCGGCAAGACGGTGACGTACGAGGACCTGCCACCGGCCGACTTCGCCGCCGCGCTCATGCAGGCGGGGCTGCCCAAGGGCTACGCCGACGTGCTGGCGAACTCGGACGAGGGCATCGCCCGGGGCGACCTGAATGACACCAGCCGCACGCTGAGCCGCCTCATCGGCCGGCCCACGACGACGCTGGCCGCGGCGCTCCAGCAGGGCTGA
- a CDS encoding acyl-CoA desaturase, which yields MAIVIFFISHWLLCVFFQSFFQHRYAAHRMYSMGPRTEKVMHLLTYLVQGSSYLSPRAYAILHREHHAYSDTENDPHSPHYFKDVMRMMWHTKERYTGILTRKIQPEPRFEGGYPEWKLVDETLGQSWFAVLGWVALYTAVYATFATSPWMFLLLPVHFVMGPVHGAIVNWCGHKYGYRNFKGADKSRNTLPVDVLCMGELFQNNHHKYGSSPNFAARAFEIDPTWQVMRALSKLGVIRITTPQRAVYPEPREVARQSGAGAQVA from the coding sequence ATGGCCATCGTCATCTTCTTCATCAGTCACTGGCTGCTCTGCGTCTTCTTCCAGAGCTTCTTCCAGCACCGTTACGCGGCGCACCGCATGTACAGCATGGGTCCGCGCACGGAGAAGGTGATGCACCTGCTCACCTACCTGGTGCAGGGCTCGTCGTACCTGTCACCGCGCGCCTACGCCATCCTGCACCGCGAGCACCACGCGTACTCGGACACGGAGAACGACCCGCACTCGCCGCACTACTTCAAGGACGTGATGCGGATGATGTGGCACACGAAGGAGCGCTACACGGGCATCCTGACGCGGAAGATCCAGCCGGAGCCGCGCTTCGAGGGTGGCTATCCGGAGTGGAAGCTCGTGGACGAGACGCTGGGCCAGTCCTGGTTCGCGGTGCTGGGCTGGGTGGCGCTGTACACGGCGGTCTACGCGACGTTCGCGACGTCGCCCTGGATGTTCCTGCTGCTGCCGGTGCACTTCGTGATGGGGCCGGTGCACGGCGCCATCGTGAACTGGTGCGGGCACAAGTACGGCTACCGGAACTTCAAGGGCGCCGACAAGTCGCGCAACACGCTGCCGGTGGACGTGCTGTGCATGGGTGAGCTGTTCCAGAACAACCACCACAAGTACGGCAGCAGCCCGAACTTCGCGGCGCGCGCCTTCGAAATCGACCCCACGTGGCAGGTGATGCGCGCGCTGTCCAAGCTGGGCGTCATCCGCATCACCACGCCCCAGCGCGCCGTGTACCCGGAGCCGCGTGAAGTGGCCCGCCAGAGCGGCGCCGGAGCGCAGGTCGCCTGA
- a CDS encoding serine/threonine protein kinase, translated as MVPRTLEFACGLILVVLLTGCAGSATGRVRLRPDGTPGPERCPDEALKAMRYLRLGVGDGATAELDANQMDARPITLYEGRVESVLLDDLGTLESPTRLYGYIWTSGPQAVIRYYEALPPGAAQRVPICAVARTGKNQLRKRPESLPGTAVLEFSFGGVFIVDEFL; from the coding sequence ATGGTTCCCAGGACGCTTGAGTTCGCGTGCGGTCTCATTCTCGTCGTCCTGCTCACGGGGTGTGCCGGTTCCGCGACAGGAAGGGTGCGACTGAGGCCCGACGGAACGCCTGGGCCCGAGAGGTGCCCGGACGAAGCGCTCAAGGCGATGCGCTATCTGCGATTGGGCGTGGGCGACGGCGCAACAGCCGAGCTTGATGCGAACCAGATGGATGCCCGGCCGATCACCCTGTACGAGGGGCGCGTTGAGAGTGTGCTGCTCGACGACCTGGGGACGCTGGAGTCGCCGACGCGTCTCTACGGGTATATCTGGACGAGTGGGCCTCAGGCGGTCATCCGCTATTACGAGGCACTTCCGCCGGGTGCCGCACAGCGGGTGCCCATCTGCGCGGTGGCGCGGACGGGGAAAAACCAGCTCCGGAAGCGTCCTGAGTCTTTGCCTGGAACTGCGGTCCTCGAGTTCTCGTTCGGGGGCGTCTTCATCGTGGACGAGTTCCTCTAG
- the bioA gene encoding adenosylmethionine--8-amino-7-oxononanoate transaminase: MDRATLVGLDKQHVWHPYTAMEQYIAKTDPLVIVRAEGVWLHDADGRRYLDANGSWWVSTLGHRHPRLVHALTEQLGSLAHVSLAGITHGPAARLGAELTALAPGADRAGVPSEQKLSRVFYSDNGSTAVEVAIKMAAQYWAQNGRPRRTRFITLTGAFHGETIGATSVGGVHEFRDVFGPLLFDVVHVPSPAEPDGHARALAEVKAALAADPDGIAGVILEPVLQGAAGMWMSSPDFVREVREATRAVDTFLIADEVFTGMGRTGARFAVDLAGVMPDLLCLAKALSGGMLPFAATLASERIFQGFLGAKDRALYYGHSYCGNPLGAAVAREVLAVYRDEDVLGQVQRKAPRVKAAFERMAATLPGLVRPRAVGMVGAVDLGGGGYFADSGWRVYEAARRRGLYLRPMGNTVYIAPALNIPDADLDLLLAGVEDSLREVAAG; this comes from the coding sequence GTGGATCGGGCAACCCTCGTCGGACTGGACAAGCAGCACGTCTGGCACCCCTACACCGCGATGGAGCAGTACATCGCGAAGACGGACCCGCTCGTCATCGTCCGCGCGGAGGGGGTCTGGCTCCATGACGCGGACGGACGGCGCTACCTGGACGCCAACGGCTCGTGGTGGGTGTCCACCCTGGGACACCGCCACCCGCGCCTCGTGCACGCGCTCACCGAGCAACTGGGCAGCCTGGCCCACGTCTCGCTCGCGGGCATCACGCACGGCCCCGCGGCCCGACTGGGCGCGGAGCTGACCGCGCTGGCTCCGGGCGCGGACCGGGCGGGCGTGCCCTCGGAGCAGAAGCTGTCGCGCGTCTTCTATTCGGACAACGGCAGCACCGCGGTGGAGGTGGCCATCAAGATGGCCGCTCAGTACTGGGCCCAGAACGGCCGCCCCCGCCGCACCCGCTTCATCACCCTGACCGGCGCCTTCCACGGCGAGACGATTGGCGCCACCAGCGTGGGCGGCGTGCACGAGTTCCGAGACGTGTTCGGCCCGCTCCTCTTCGACGTGGTGCACGTGCCGTCCCCCGCTGAACCCGATGGCCACGCGCGCGCCCTGGCCGAGGTGAAGGCCGCGCTCGCGGCGGATCCGGACGGCATCGCAGGCGTCATCCTGGAGCCCGTGCTCCAGGGTGCGGCGGGCATGTGGATGTCGTCGCCGGACTTCGTGCGCGAGGTGCGCGAGGCCACCCGCGCGGTGGACACCTTCCTCATCGCCGACGAGGTCTTCACCGGCATGGGCCGCACCGGTGCTCGCTTCGCGGTGGACCTGGCCGGCGTGATGCCGGACCTCCTGTGCCTGGCCAAGGCGCTCAGTGGGGGCATGCTGCCCTTCGCCGCCACGCTCGCGTCCGAGCGCATCTTCCAGGGCTTCCTGGGGGCGAAGGATCGGGCGCTCTATTACGGGCACTCCTACTGCGGCAACCCGCTGGGCGCGGCCGTGGCGCGCGAGGTGCTGGCCGTGTACCGCGACGAGGACGTGCTGGGGCAGGTGCAGCGCAAGGCACCTCGCGTGAAGGCCGCCTTCGAGCGCATGGCCGCCACCCTCCCCGGACTGGTGCGCCCGCGCGCGGTGGGCATGGTGGGCGCGGTGGACCTGGGTGGCGGAGGCTACTTCGCGGACAGCGGCTGGCGCGTCTACGAGGCCGCTCGCCGCCGCGGCCTCTACCTGCGCCCCATGGGCAACACCGTCTACATCGCGCCCGCGCTCAACATCCCGGACGCGGACCTGGACCTGCTGCTCGCGGGCGTGGAGGACAGCCTGCGCGAGGTGGCGGCGGGCTGA